The following are encoded in a window of Panicum virgatum strain AP13 chromosome 5N, P.virgatum_v5, whole genome shotgun sequence genomic DNA:
- the LOC120674835 gene encoding LRR receptor-like serine/threonine-protein kinase ER1, translating to MKSLRYLDLSQNNLAGDVPRGLGALSNLTYFSLGLNNFSGVLSKDHFAGLVNLEYLNLSLNSLKLDFSEDWSSDSITTSIKDRELNYTHESTKHIVLIDMSSNSFTGYIPKKLSLLKGLRSLNLSNNQISGPIPDDIGVLRELESLDLSYNYLRGEIPSSLSDISFLSCLNLSYNDLSGTIPSGQQLQTLNNQYMYIGNPGLCGPPLLNNCSMNGTNPNFSQEHEGGRSSLYLSMSTGFVMGLWTVFCAMLFMKTWRIAYFQLLDQLYDKVYVQVAISKAAFLRKRGDEET from the exons ATGAAGAGTCTACGTTATCTTGACCTCTCTCAGAATAACCTGGCTGGTGATGTGCCGCGTGGGCTTGGAGCACTTAGTAATTTGACTTACTTCAGCCTTGGCCTGAATAACTTCAGCGGCGTGCTTTCAAAAGACCATTTTGCAGGTCTGGTGAACCTTGAATATCTAAACCTTTCACTCAACTCCCTGAAATTGGACTTCAGTGAAGATTGG AGTAGTGACAGCATAACAACGTCCATAAAAGATAGAGAGCTTAATTATACCCATGAGTCTACAAAACATATTGTGTTGATTGACATGTCAAGTAATAGTTTCACTGGGTACATTCCGAAGAAACTATCTTTACTCAAGGGACTTCGGAGTTTGAATCTCTCTAACAACCAAATAAGTGGACCAATTCCAGATGATATTGGTGTTTTAAGGGAATTGGAATCTCTTGATTTGTCTTACAATTATTTGAGGGGCGAAATCCCCTCAAGTTTATCAGATATATCATTCTTGAGCTGCCTGAACTTGTCCTACAATGATTTATCAGGGACAATCCCCTCAGGACAACAGCTGCAAACACTTAATAATCAGTACATGTACATTGGCAATCCTGGACTTTGTGGGCCTCCACTTCTCAACAATTGCTCAATGAATGGGACAAATCCAAATTTCAGTCAGGAGCATGAAGGTGGTCGATCATCTTTGTACCTTAGCATGAGCACGGGATTCGTGATGGGTCTCTGGACTGTATTTTGTGCCATGTTGTTCATGAAAACATGGAGGATTGCTTATTTTCAGCTTTTGGACCAGCTTTACGACAAGGTTTATGTGCAAGTGGCGATCAGCAAGGCTGCCTTTCTAAGGAAACGTGGAGACGAAGAGACATGA